The stretch of DNA CCAGCCTCAGGATCATCGCCGTGATCACGGTCGGTACGATTGCGGTCGTGGCACTCATGCTCTCGCTGGCCCCCGAACCGGGAAGCCAGGAACCGCCCCCCCAGATCCCGTTTGCGCAAACGGCCAACGTTGTGGCCGGATCGGGTGCCATACCCGTGTTCGGATCCGGCACCGTGCGGCCAAGCGAGGAGATCGACGTCGCACCGCAGGTGGGCGGCAAGGTCGTCCGGGTGAGTCCGCGATTCCAGAGTGGAGGGCGCGTGGAGGCGGGCGAGACGCTCTTCCGCATCGAAGAAGCCGATTACGCCTACCGCGTGCAGGTAGCGGAAGCGAACGTCGCGGCCAGCCGCGTCGCCTTCCTCGAGGAACAGGAACGGGCAACGATCGCCAGCGCCCAGTATGAACTGTACGTGGAGCGGCGCGAGACGGGGCCTCCGCCGGCCGAGGCGAGTCCGCTCACGCTGAGGGAGCCTCAGCTGGAAGCGGCCAGCGCCGCGCTGAGCCGGGATCAGGCCCGGCTTGAGGAGGCGAAACTCGCGTTCTCCAGGACCCGGGTCACCGCGCCGTTCGATGGCTTCGTGCGCGAGGAATCCGTCGATGCGGGGCAGGTCGTGAACCCCGGGCAGCCCGTCGGACGCCTCTTCGCTTCGGGGGCGGTGGAGGTCGTCGTTCCCCTCTCCGACGCCGACGCCGCCCTGGTCCCCGGATTGTGGGGGCTTGAGGCGGGGGACGGGGCACGGGACGTAGCGGCTCGTGTGGTCGCCCACTACGGGGATGCCACGTACGCCTGGGAGGGCTACGTGGATCGGGGTGAGACTTCCGTTGACGCGCAGACACGCACCATCGACGTGATCGTGCGCGTGCCGGACCCGTTCGACCCAAGCGCGCCGGCGGGCCCGTCCGCCGCCGTCGGGGGCGATCCTCCGTTGCTGGTCGGCAAGTTCGTGGAGGTGGAGATCGAGGGAATCTCACCGGAGGACTACTTCCGGATCCCGCGAGCTGCGCTGCAACCCGGCAACGAAGTCTGGACGGTGGACGGCGACGGCGTCGTGAGCATCGTTCCGGTTCAGGTGCTGCAACGCGCCAACGATGCGGTGTTCGTCACCGGCGCCCTGCGGGGCGGCCAGGCGGTAGTCACCGGTGGACTTCAGTTCGCCACCGAAGGGATGCGCGTCCAGACCGACCCGGCGCGATGAATCCCGACGCGGGTCCCGAGCCGGACGACCGCCGCGAGCGGTCCGGCCCGCTCGCCTACATGGCCAGCAACGGCATCGCGGCCAATCTCCTGATGATGGGCATCGTCGCGGCCGGACTCGTGGCCCTGACCGGCCTCGAGCGGGAAGCCTGGCCCATCACCCCCTTCTACCACATCGAAGTCTCGATGGCCTATCCCGGCGCCACGCCGGAGGAGATCGAGGAGTCGATCGTCGTCAAGATCGAGGACCAGGTCAGCGGGCTCGATGACGTGAGGGCCGTCAAGTCCCTGGCGGCTCCGGGCATTGCCTCCGTGCGGATCCAGATGGATTCCCGTACGGACATGGATCGGGCCCTGGACGACATCGAATCTGCCGTCAATCGCATCCAGTCCTTCCCGGCCGGAGCCGAACGTCCGCGCTTCCAGGAGATGGACAACCGCTTCAGCATGATGCGGCTCATCGTCCACGGCGACGTCTCCGAGCGCTCGCTGAAGGAACTGGCGCATCGGATCGAGGATGACCTCGCCGCGCTACCCTCCGTCTCCCAGGTCGAGGTCAGCGGGGTCCGGAACTACGAGATCTCCATCGAGGTATCGCTTCACCGCCTCAGAGCCCTGGGACTCTCCCTCACCGACGTTGCCGGGGCGATCCGCCGCAGTTCGCTCGACTTGTCGGCCGGCAGCATCGACACGCGGGAATCCCAGGTTCGGGTGCGGACCCTCGGGCAGAACTACGACCAGCAGGACTTCGAGGAGATCGTCCTTCTCAGCGGCCGCGACGGCACGGTCGTGCGCCTCGGCGACATTGCCGAGGTCCGCGACGGGTTCCAGGAGGCAGACCTGATCGTCCGCCATCAGGACCGGCCCGCCGTATTCGTCGAGGTCTATCGGGCCGGTGGCGAGCAGGTGATGGATGTGGCCACGACGGTTCGCGAGCACCTGGCGAACGAGGTGATCCCGGCCTTGCCGGACGGCGTGGGCATCACCCTGTGGAACGACGAATCCCAGGCCTACGAGGAACGCGCCGATCTTCTTCTGAAGAACGGATTTCTGGGTTTGTTGCTGGTGCTGGTCGCACTGAGCCTGTTTTCTCCAGGTTCGGCTCGCCCTGTGGGTCGCCGTGGGCCTCGCCGTTTCGGGTGTAGGCGCGCTCGCCGCCATGATGGCATTCGACGTGGCGATCAACACCATCAGCCTCTTCTCCTTTGTCCTCGCCATTGGGATCGTCGTTGACGACGCCATCGTTGTGGCCGAGCACATTCAACACGAACGCAATCAGGGGACCCCGGGGGTCGCGGCCGCGATCCGGGGCGTCCGGCGGATCAAGGTGCCGTTGACGTTCGCGGTTCTCACTTCGGTGGTGGCCTTCGTCCCCTTGCTGTTCATCCCCGGCGGCGTCGGTGACGTATGGCGGGCTCTGCCGATCATCATGATCGCCATGCTGCTGTTTTCGCTGGTGGAATCGCTGTTCGTTCTGCCGAACCACCTGTCCCACCTGCCCGGTCCGGACTGGGTGCCGGCCAACGCGTTCGACCGATTCTTCTCGCGACTCCAGAGTCGTGTCGACGCCCAACTGCAGCGGTTCATCCAGGGGCCCCTGGACCGGGCCCTGCGGTTCGCCACGGCCCGGCCCGGGGTGACGATGACGGGGGCCGTTGCACTGCTCGTGCTGAGCATTTCCCTGCTGCCCGCGGGAATCGTCCCCACCACGCTGGCCGACGACGTGGAGGGCGATATCGTGACGGTCGTGTTGGAGATGCCCGATGGGGCCACCGCTCCGCGAACGTACGAAGTCGCGCTGGAGCTGGAGGCCGCGGGCCACCGGGTCATCGAACAACTCTCTCGAAGCCGCCCCGCGGACGCGCCGCCGCTGCTGACCGGTGTCACCGTGACCGTCGGACTGGGATCGAGAATCGAGGGCGGACTCAACCCGCAGCCCACCCTCAATCCGCAGGCCAATATCGCCACCATCGAGTTCAAACTCCTCGGTGCGCAGCAGAGGCGGATCTCCACCGGAGACGTCGTGCAGGCGTGGCGGGAGGAGGTGGGTGTGCTGCCCTACGTCCGCGGCATCACCTTCAGCGGCGAGATCTTCACCCTGGGGAACCCGGTCGAGGTCGTACTGTCACACCCGGACCCGGAGCGCCTCGCCGGGATCGCCGGCTCGGTGGTCGACGGACTCCGCAGCGTGAGGGGCGTCTACGACATACGGTCGGATCACGCCCCGGGCATCCCGGAGGTTCAGCTCGAGTTGCGGCCCGAAGCGCGCACGCTCGGTCTCACCGTGCAGGAGTTGGCGGGACAGGCGAGGGCCGCGTTCTTCGGCGCGGAAGCCGTCCGGGTGCAGCGCGGCCGGGAAGAGGTACGAGTCTACGTCCGGCTGCCCGCCGAAGAGCGAAACTCGATTACCGATATCGAGGGCTACCTGCTCCGGACGCCGGGCGGGGACGAGGTGCCGATGGTCAGTGTGGCGTCGCTGATCCCGGGCGTATCGCCCTCGGCCCTCCGGCGCAGGGATGGCCAGCGCGTCGTCACCGTCACCGCCGATGTGGACGCCTCGGTGATTTCCGGCGACGAAGCCAACGAGATCCTGGCCGGTTCGATCCTCGCGGACCTGGCCGCGGCGTACCCGGGCCTGACATACACGTTCGGGGGCGAGCAGCAGCAGCAGCTGGAGTCCATCGACGCGCTGTACCGCGGTTTCGCGGTCGCGCTGATCCTGATTTTCGCGCTCCTCGCCATCCCCCTCCGTTCATACACCAAGCCGTTCATCATCATGGCCGTCATCCCCTTCGGGTTCATCGGCGTGATCCTGGGCCACTGGATCCTGGGAGTAGCCCTGAGCGCCGTCTCCTTCATGGGGATCTTCGGTCTGAGCGGCGTGGTGGTGAACGATTCCCTGGTCATGATCGATTTCATCGATCAGAAACTCCGGGAAGGCGTCCCGCCGAGAACCGCGATCATGGAGGGGGCAAAGGGGCGTTTTCGTCCGATCATGCTCACTTCCCTGACCACGTTCCTCGGCTTCACGCCCCTGATCCTCGAGCGCGCGATCCAGGCCCAGTTCCTGATACCGTTTGCCGCTTCGCTCGGTTGCGGCATTCTCTTCATAACGGCCATACTTATGATGGTGGTTCCGGCGCTATGCACTCTACATCTGCGCTTGATGCCGTCGCGGCGTCCTTCGATTCCGAGCGCCGCATAGTGCACGTCGACCGCGGCGAGGCGAGAACCGACAAATGACGGTGCAGAGTCTGAAGGTCGAATCCCTGAGCCTCGTCGACGAACTCATCCTGATGCTTCTCGACGAGAAGGGAGGCTACTTCCATCAGGTCCCCGGCTGGCAGCTGAACTGCGCCGTGGTCGGCGGGGTGCTGGCGGAACTCTCCTTCCGGTCGCGGCTCGACTCGGACCTGACATCCCTGTACGTGGTGGACCGGGCCGAGACGGGCGATCCCGTCCTGGATCCCATCCTGAAGGAGATTGCGGACGAACCGGTCCAACACACGGCCCGGTACTGGGTCGAACGGCTCGCCCCCCGCGCCGAATCGGTTGTCGACCTGACCCTGGATCGCCTGGTTGAACGGGGGATCCTCCAACACCACGAGGGCGAATTCTGGACGCTGGCTCCCCCCGTCATGCATCGGCAGCAGTACGGGATGTTCGAGGAAGACGCGACTGACCAGTTCATCAAGGCGCGCATCGGCAACGTCATCTTCGCCGACGAGGTTCCCGAACCGAGAGACGCCGTCATCGTGTGCCTCGTCAACACCTGCGATGTGTTTCGCCTGATCTTCGAACTCGATGAAGCGGCGGAGGAGCGCATCAAGTGGATCTGTCAGTTGGACC from Candidatus Palauibacter scopulicola encodes:
- a CDS encoding efflux RND transporter permease subunit yields the protein MGLAVSGVGALAAMMAFDVAINTISLFSFVLAIGIVVDDAIVVAEHIQHERNQGTPGVAAAIRGVRRIKVPLTFAVLTSVVAFVPLLFIPGGVGDVWRALPIIMIAMLLFSLVESLFVLPNHLSHLPGPDWVPANAFDRFFSRLQSRVDAQLQRFIQGPLDRALRFATARPGVTMTGAVALLVLSISLLPAGIVPTTLADDVEGDIVTVVLEMPDGATAPRTYEVALELEAAGHRVIEQLSRSRPADAPPLLTGVTVTVGLGSRIEGGLNPQPTLNPQANIATIEFKLLGAQQRRISTGDVVQAWREEVGVLPYVRGITFSGEIFTLGNPVEVVLSHPDPERLAGIAGSVVDGLRSVRGVYDIRSDHAPGIPEVQLELRPEARTLGLTVQELAGQARAAFFGAEAVRVQRGREEVRVYVRLPAEERNSITDIEGYLLRTPGGDEVPMVSVASLIPGVSPSALRRRDGQRVVTVTADVDASVISGDEANEILAGSILADLAAAYPGLTYTFGGEQQQQLESIDALYRGFAVALILIFALLAIPLRSYTKPFIIMAVIPFGFIGVILGHWILGVALSAVSFMGIFGLSGVVVNDSLVMIDFIDQKLREGVPPRTAIMEGAKGRFRPIMLTSLTTFLGFTPLILERAIQAQFLIPFAASLGCGILFITAILMMVVPALCTLHLRLMPSRRPSIPSAA
- a CDS encoding efflux RND transporter permease subunit; this encodes MNPDAGPEPDDRRERSGPLAYMASNGIAANLLMMGIVAAGLVALTGLEREAWPITPFYHIEVSMAYPGATPEEIEESIVVKIEDQVSGLDDVRAVKSLAAPGIASVRIQMDSRTDMDRALDDIESAVNRIQSFPAGAERPRFQEMDNRFSMMRLIVHGDVSERSLKELAHRIEDDLAALPSVSQVEVSGVRNYEISIEVSLHRLRALGLSLTDVAGAIRRSSLDLSAGSIDTRESQVRVRTLGQNYDQQDFEEIVLLSGRDGTVVRLGDIAEVRDGFQEADLIVRHQDRPAVFVEVYRAGGEQVMDVATTVREHLANEVIPALPDGVGITLWNDESQAYEERADLLLKNGFLGLLLVLVALSLFSPGSARPVGRRGPRRFGCRRARRHDGIRRGDQHHQPLLLCPRHWDRR
- a CDS encoding efflux RND transporter periplasmic adaptor subunit; its protein translation is MLRRLLFGSSLRIIAVITVGTIAVVALMLSLAPEPGSQEPPPQIPFAQTANVVAGSGAIPVFGSGTVRPSEEIDVAPQVGGKVVRVSPRFQSGGRVEAGETLFRIEEADYAYRVQVAEANVAASRVAFLEEQERATIASAQYELYVERRETGPPPAEASPLTLREPQLEAASAALSRDQARLEEAKLAFSRTRVTAPFDGFVREESVDAGQVVNPGQPVGRLFASGAVEVVVPLSDADAALVPGLWGLEAGDGARDVAARVVAHYGDATYAWEGYVDRGETSVDAQTRTIDVIVRVPDPFDPSAPAGPSAAVGGDPPLLVGKFVEVEIEGISPEDYFRIPRAALQPGNEVWTVDGDGVVSIVPVQVLQRANDAVFVTGALRGGQAVVTGGLQFATEGMRVQTDPAR